The segment GACATCATCATAAAGCAGAATTAAAACCAGTGAAATACCACGTTTATCAGGAGCTGAAAAAGCCCAGATACTGTCACGCCCTTTATATGGCATGCTTACAACACCGGACTTTCCTTCTTTAAGAAGCTCTTTAAATTTAGAAAATAATACAGAATCAGAAGAGGAAAGCATGACCTCAGCAGTTGAAGGCTCCCACATATGCATCATGGTTTTAAGGTTAGTTCCGGAAACTTCTTTCGCAACAACTTCAACCACACCTGTACCGTTATCATTCAGCTGCGGCTTGATTAGCAATGAATCAATATTGTGAGAAAACATATTAAGATGATTATTGCCGGATAAAAGAGTATCAAGTGGCACATCAATAGAGACAGATCCCACAGTCTCTCCCTGTACGACTATTGCCAAAGAAGCAGTAAGGACTGTTCTTCCTGTCAGGGGATCTTTTTTAGGAAGTGACCAAGTTGGGAGCAAATTTTCCTGAAGAATAGAAGCCGTCTGAGGCTGTGATTCATTCATCATCTGCCCCATAGACATACCTGTTGAACGTGCCGGATAGGTAAGTGATTCTCCTGAAATAAAATCTGCTTTAATCCATAAAGTCAGGTTAGGATTTCTTTGTTCAATTGTTTTAAAAAGAGGAAATATCGCATCAGTTGATCTCTGCTGTATAATTCTATCCGCTGTTCCAAGATATCCGGAACCATAACCGACATAATTGAAGTCGATCTCCCGTCTCCCGTGCATAACAAAATTATGCTGCCCATATTTTTGCTGAAGCCGCTCATAGTCACTCTCGGTGTCATGATCTGTAGAATCTACAAGTATCTCTGGCAGAACAAACATGTCCCCTTCTTCAATCCATGCGGTCAGTTCGGCAGAGAGCTGTTGCAACCTCAACTCAACAATTTTACGTTCTTTTGAGAGAACCCTCGCATGATCTTCCACCAATCTTTTTAATTCAACACTGCTTTTGTTTACAAGCTCACTACGAACTTCTCCGCCGATCTCCCCAGAAAGAGAATGCAACGATTCAAGCACCCCGGTCTGCACGGCAACAAGGGGTACAATTGAAACAAGTAACAAGAGTAAAAGCAGTTTAAATCTAATCTTCATAAAATTCCTGTTTTTGGAGAGCAACTACACTAAAAAAAGAGATGATAAAAGTTTGAGTCAATATACCTCATATCTAAGTATTACGCTCAACAATTTTGCATAGAGATTACATTTTACATTCCATATAATATTTATTTAATTATTATAAGACATTAAAATACACAGCACATATTTAATTAACCGACACATCAACTATTGTGTAAAAAATTGCACAATAATTTATGTTTCTTATTCACACTAAAAAATCTATACTATTTTAGTATAGATTAACAATAGGTTGCACTTAAAAACTTTGTGCAAAAAGTGCAACAACTAAACGCAATATCCTGTAATTACATAAACTAATACGACAGAACTTGCACAGAATATTTTAATAAAGTCTGGCTATAGCAGATAGAAATAGGTTATACCCAGACTAAATACCATTATACGGCTTTATATATGGAATGGAATAGTAATTGCTCAAACACAAAATGATCATCAGATAAAAACGTGCAGGAGATCCAGTGTCTAAATTTTTTAAATGTACCACACTTTTAATCATAGCAGTGCTTATCCTATTGCCAAGTACAGGAAGTGCCCAGAACAGCTCAAGTAACGGCATGGCTGAGTACAAAACCGAACACGCTGAAATAAAAGATCTTACAGAATATCTGATTGAAGCTGCACGCAATAATGACGACCTCTATGCGGCATTCTACAGCTGGAAAGCCGCCTTACAACGCGAAACAAGTGTTTCAAGCCTACCGGACCCTAGATTCAGTTTTGCATGGTTTATTCAGCCGGTGGAGACCCGGACTGGACCACAGGAATTTAAATATGGATTAAGTCAGACTCTTCCATGGTTCGGCAAACTGAATCTTAAAGGTGAACAGGCCTTGCGTGATGCAGATATTAAAAAAGCAAAATTTGATGCCCTTAAACTCAAGATATTCTACAAAGTTAAAACTAATTACTACGACTACGCCTACCTTGCACAGGCAATCCGCATCACTCGTGAAAATATTGAGCTTATGAAATATCTCGAATCCGTTGCCAGCTCCAAATACGCCACCAGCTCGGGTAAGTATGACGGGCTCATAAAAACCCAAGTAGAACTCGGTAAACTTGAGGATAGACTCCGCTCTCTGGAAGAACGCAAAAGACCTACAGTTGCGAAATTGCTTGCCGCCATGAACAGGCCGGATGGACAATCTTTACCCCTGCCTGCTTTTATCCCGATCATGAAGATAGAAGCCGACCCACATCAGCTTAAAAAAGATTTCAAGGAAGCCAATCCTAGTCTGATGGCTCTTACCCATAAAATTAATAAAGAAAAACTTTCTGTAGAACTGGCTGAAAAAGACTACTTTCCTGACTTTTCCTTCGGAGTTGAATATATCCAAACAGGTAAATCCAGATCTCCCAATGTTACCAACGAAAATAAAGATCCTGTTGTTGCCGGGATGTCTATAAACCTTCCTATCTGGTTCGATAAACAAGAAGCTCAGCTTGTTGAGGCTCAGCAGAAAGTTAAGTCAGCCAGCCGCGAAAAAACAGGGCTTGAACGCAATCTATCTGCCGACCTTGAGCTGGAAATCTATCGTTACGAAGATGCTATCCGCAAAGTGAACCTTTACAGAGACTCGCTTACTCCCAAAGCAGAACAGTCACTTGCTGTTTCCATTGAAGGTTTTCAATCCGGAACAGCTTCATCCGCCGACCTGATTGATGCAGAAAGAACCCTTATCGAATTTCAACTTGTCTATTATCAATCGCTGGCAGAACAGGCCAAAAGGGTTGCCGCCATTGAATACCTAGTCGGTCATGAAATACCATGCACAATTCATGGCTCTATGCTGCCCCATACAGCGATATCCCCACCTGTAAAATAACCATATATATCAAGCAAATATATCATGAAAAAATTTAAAGACATAAAATCATCAATTATACCGGTCATCGCTATCGTACTGATCGCATTCGTGGCCGGATACTGGTTTTCCGGAAATGACAGTACAACCGCTGAAAAACAACTTGTAGATGAGCACGCCGGACATGGACTTGATGCCGAAGTAACTGAAACAGGCGAAGTGGTCTGGACCTGTTCCATGCATCCGCAGATTCAGTTGCCGAAACCGGGCAAATGTCCGATTTGTTTTATGGATCTGATCCCGCTTGAAAAAGGCGGCAAATCAGGAGACGAAGCAATCAGCCTTAGACAGATAAGTTTGACAGCTCAGGCACGTAAACTTGCCGGAATCGAGACCAGTGCTGTTCAAAAAAGAAATGTCAGTGTTGAAACCCGCATGGTGGGAAAGGTTGATTATGATGAAACCCGCATGGGAACCATTACGGCATGGACCGGAGGACGGATAGATAAACTTTACATAGATTACACTGGAAGTTCAGTCCGTAAAGGACAAGCCATGGCTTCCATATACAGTCCCGAACTTCTTACCGCGCAAGTTGAACTTATCCAGTCTGTAAAAGCAAAAGAAGCATTACGCGGAAGTTCTATGCAGATCGTAAAAGACACTGCTGCGCGCACTGAAAAAGCTTCCCG is part of the Maridesulfovibrio sp. genome and harbors:
- a CDS encoding SpoIIE family protein phosphatase encodes the protein MKIRFKLLLLLLLVSIVPLVAVQTGVLESLHSLSGEIGGEVRSELVNKSSVELKRLVEDHARVLSKERKIVELRLQQLSAELTAWIEEGDMFVLPEILVDSTDHDTESDYERLQQKYGQHNFVMHGRREIDFNYVGYGSGYLGTADRIIQQRSTDAIFPLFKTIEQRNPNLTLWIKADFISGESLTYPARSTGMSMGQMMNESQPQTASILQENLLPTWSLPKKDPLTGRTVLTASLAIVVQGETVGSVSIDVPLDTLLSGNNHLNMFSHNIDSLLIKPQLNDNGTGVVEVVAKEVSGTNLKTMMHMWEPSTAEVMLSSSDSVLFSKFKELLKEGKSGVVSMPYKGRDSIWAFSAPDKRGISLVLILLYDDVVKPAENAKKFVTSVISQQYRSTFLVLVAVVLLVSILAFMLSHRFTKNILILAKGVKRIASGDFAAKVEISNADEVGELADNFNKMVPSLQEHIEIKSALDVAMEVQTNLLPQSSPHISGYDIYGESKYCDELGGDYFDYIKSYVDQENIRFTVGDVSGHGVPAAMLMGSIRGYVRARSLSSGTLGEVLADVNKLVAEDTCKTAQFMTMVMVELDPLKNELRWVRAGHDPALIFDHTQEEFIQLEGNGIALGAVAEATYSESCCFDLNAGQILILGTDGIWEASNSDGEFFGKERLWKVINSAKDLSAETLVETIFDAVHEFTGRNKQEDDLTVVVVKRNN
- a CDS encoding TolC family protein, yielding MSKFFKCTTLLIIAVLILLPSTGSAQNSSSNGMAEYKTEHAEIKDLTEYLIEAARNNDDLYAAFYSWKAALQRETSVSSLPDPRFSFAWFIQPVETRTGPQEFKYGLSQTLPWFGKLNLKGEQALRDADIKKAKFDALKLKIFYKVKTNYYDYAYLAQAIRITRENIELMKYLESVASSKYATSSGKYDGLIKTQVELGKLEDRLRSLEERKRPTVAKLLAAMNRPDGQSLPLPAFIPIMKIEADPHQLKKDFKEANPSLMALTHKINKEKLSVELAEKDYFPDFSFGVEYIQTGKSRSPNVTNENKDPVVAGMSINLPIWFDKQEAQLVEAQQKVKSASREKTGLERNLSADLELEIYRYEDAIRKVNLYRDSLTPKAEQSLAVSIEGFQSGTASSADLIDAERTLIEFQLVYYQSLAEQAKRVAAIEYLVGHEIPCTIHGSMLPHTAISPPVK